Within the Halichoerus grypus chromosome 2, mHalGry1.hap1.1, whole genome shotgun sequence genome, the region CCCGGGGCCAGTCCAGAGCCGGCTGGTACGTCACTCTCACTGCAGCAGGCCGCCGTGCACCTGCGCCCGAGGAAGCTGTAACCCCAACATCcagcacaaggcctggcacaAGGGAGCACGGAGTAAATACTCATTCAGTGGAGGAGCTTAGAGCCAAGAGTCAGTGTTCCAGCCGTTGTCTGCGTGTCGCACGGCGGCTGAGGCTTTGGGCCCGCCATGACCCACGAGTCTGGCCCGGTGAGGACTGCGTCCTGCTCTCAGAACTTTCACCGAGGTCCTTGGACCTAAAACCACAGTCGCGGTTGGGGCTGACACTCGGTGATGGGGTCCGAAGCCAAAGGAGAGACAGAATGCCAGGAGGGAGGGTCAGTCCCGCCCTGCGCCTCCCATGTGCCCTGCACCCCTCCCTGCGCCAGGAGCCTGCGGGCCAGCGCCCTCCCCAGGCAGCGGGCTGACAGCGCCGCACTGCGAACCGGGCTGTCGCCTGTCCCTGCCCGCAGCCCACACCGATCTGCGCATCCCTCGGCTCTGCTGCTCCGCCGTCTAGGCACGAGGCTGCTCTAAGCGCCGCCCGAGCCTTCGAGCCGACGAAGACTCCCGCGCACGCGCTCACACGCTCCTGCCAGCGTGCGTCCGGACGTGCTGCTGGGCTGCTCGGGTcgccggggtgggggctggggggcggcgaagggggggaggagggctgagggGGGCCGGGGTCGGGGGGCTTCCAGCGAGCCTCCCGCCACCAGGCGGCGGCGTCTGGAAACACACAGGTCGGACCCCGAGCTCCAGCCAGCACTCCAAGACCACGAAGACGACCGGGCGCCTGCGCGCAGGCCACCGGAAATGACGGCAGCGGGAAGTGACGCCACCGGAAGGGGCGCTTGGGGGGCGCGCCATGGCCCGGGAGGCGGTGGCGTGGCCGCCTGAGGAGACTCTGTCGCTCTGGAAACGGTAATGGGGTTGGCTGACTGCCAAGTTTCGGGGGCTGGAGGGACTTTGGGGCTAAGGGGGCCCGTCCCGCTTCCGGCGCGCGGACGAAAGGGCCTTCGGGAGTTGTAGTCTGCGGGGTCAGCCGCGCTTGCTTCCGGCGCCGGGTCTCGGAGCGGTGAGAAGGTGGGGGCGAGACCGTGGACGGGGTGTACCCGAGGCCGGGCTTCCCGGGGAGGGCGGGCGAGACCGCGGAGGGCGTGTCCCCGGGAAGAGGGGGTGAGACCGTGGAGGGGTGTTCACGGGGCCGGGCTCCCCGGGAAGGGGGTGGTGAGACCGGGAGTGCCCCAGGGAAGAGCCTCAACCTCTCCTCCCCCCGGGCCCGGACGTGCGGGGTCGGGAGGTCCGCTGGACGTGTGTCGCCCTCAGGGAGCAAGCCCGGCTGAAGGCCCTCGTCGTGGACCGGGACACGGAGGCGTGGCAGCGGGACGCCGCCTTCTCGGGGCTGCAGAGGGTCGGGGGCGTGGACGTGTCCTTTGTGAAGGGCGACAGCGTCAGCGCTTGTGCCTCCCTGGTGGTGCTCAGCTACCCCGAGCTCGAGGTAACCCCGGGGCGCCCCGCTCTGGCTGGGGCATCGGGACGGGCCAGCGTAgaaccctgcttctcctttcGTAGGATTTCCTGAATAGGTTGGGAAGCttttgaggaaggaaggaggggagtaAAAACAAAGAGATTCTGTGACTTAGAATCTGAATTAACTCCTGTCTTTACTTCAAGCGGATCGCCGCCTTGGGCTTCCCGTCTCAGTGACCCGCGGCAGCACACCCCGACTTGCCCACGCTGGAAATCCCTGTCTCCCCAGAGAGTCATTCACACGTTCAGTTCTGTTCTGTCCCACACTAGCTCCATTTTTGCAGGAATCTGGCCCCCTGTCTGCATCTGCCCGACTGTGGGGATGTGCGCTGTCCCCCCTCCTGCAGGTGACCGAGTAGAAGCTTCACTGGGTCTTCTGCCTTCGGGACTGCCCTCTGTGGCCTCTTCTCCATGCTGTCAGCAGAGCGATTTTCCTAAAAAGTAGGTGTGGTCACGCCACCACCTAGTTCACTTAGAACACTTCAGTGCCCACTCTGTGATTTCATGGAAAATGGGGTTGTACTTGCTTATAAGTGTAAAGACCCTTCGGAATCGGACCCTACCGAATGTCAAGCCGTAGGTCCGACTCTCACCAACCCCCATTCCCCACTCTGGAGTACTTCAGATTCCTCAAACATGCcgtgctctctctgcctgcctgacCTTTGCACTGATGTTTCCTCTCCTGGCTAACCCCTACTCACCTCTCAGGTCCCCCGgtaagcaccccccccccccccgcaggacCAGGAAATACTCAGTACCCTCTCTTTCCCCTTTACTACACTGGGGTGGAATAGGTGGGTCTCTCTGCCTCCACAGTGATAGGAACCGGGTTGCCTTGCCCACCAGCTGTAGCTGTGGGAGCTTGATGCCTGCCCCATGGAGACACTCAGATAGATACGTGAACGAGTCAACAGTATGCCCGTGATTCGTTTGGGGTCCACAGTTCAGGAAGCCTTGACTAAAGAAGAACTTGACAAGGAAACCTTTGCTCTGCAGCTCAGAGGTTTTCCCTCCCTCGTCTGCCTGCTCCTAAAGACCGCATTTTCCTGCTTCAGTGTCTTCGTGCTTTAATTGGAAGACCCTGTTAGTCAAAACTCAGCAGAAATGTACTGAGCGCCTGCTGTGTGCTGAGAGCGGGATCTAGGGTGGTAGTGGAAccagagtccctgccctcacaggTCCCCTGGTCAGTTTGTAGGATGGCCTTGGGGATAAGGCCCAGCCTCCGGAGCCAGACAGCCTGGGTCTTTAcctcccctctgccactcccactccacccccctgGGCCTCTCACTTCCTCTTTTCTAACTCGGGGACAGTGACATTGTTGATAGCCAGCTCAGTTGTGAGggataaatgagatcatgcatggAAAGCAATTAGTTGGCACATGGTAAGccctcaaaaaataaacattagccAGTTTCTCACTTTTCAAGACCTACTTCGCATAGTCCCATCTTTGTTCTTTCCCCTCGATGCAGGATTAACCCCCTCTCATCCCTGTCCATGGTGTCTTTCTCATGCAGTGCTTTTTCCATTGTAGTAAAGTTAGGGCACTGACGGGGGCTTCTCAAGGGTGGGGTGATCCTCTTGTAACCCCAGCACAGAGCAGAGTGCCTGCTGCTTGGATGGACTCGGTGTTCATTGTCCTGTGCTGCGGGAGCTTAGACTAGGAATGGGGCTTGGGCAGAGTCTGGTGGCTCCCGGAAGCTCCCAAATGCCTGATCGCAGGTCTGCCCAGTCAGTCTCCTGGAGGTGTATACAAATCccataggcaaatccagagagaaaATAAGTGCCTGGTCGCTGAGGGCTAGGGAGAAGGATGGATAGGGTGTGACTGCAAATGGAGGCaagatttatttggggggggggtcatgaaaatgttctaggatcagatggttgtacaactctgtaaataAAAAACATTGAAGTATGCACCTCAAACAAGTGAACTCTATAGTAGTAAATTCTACCTcagtaaagtttttaaaatatatataaatcccAGAGCCCCAACtcatttctggaaagaaaaaagaatctcccAGGAAATCTGCTTCTTTAAATAAGCGTCCCTGTGATCGCGCAGCAGAGCCAGGGTGGGAAGCGCTGGTCTGCCTTCCATGCAGCCAGGAATCCTTTCCTCAGCATCCCTGACAATTGGGGGCCTCACAGCAGAGCCCATTCCATGGTTCGATGCCTGGTTAGTATGTTCTTTTCTACAGGGAGCTGAAATGTTTGTGACTTCTGCCCGTCGATTGAGCCTCAGGCAGCAGAGTGCAGAACAGACCTTTCCCGCCTTCCTCCATGTCCACCCTCCCACTCTCTGAAGACCACTCTGTGCCCTCCGTCTGTCTGCTCTGCTCTGTCCTCAGAGGCTCACTGCTGTGACTTCCAGCTTCTTCCCTTGCTGCTGGCCCTCCGGGATGCCCGCAGTTAGCAGGGTCCGTCTTTGCGTCAGGCTCCAGAACTGAACCGAGTTCCACCCACGTTCGGTGGGTCTAAATGCACCGAAGAGACTGAGGGTTTAGGAGCCACGTCACCCACTTGGGTGGAACCTGCAGATCTTCACAGAGATTACTGACCGTCCAGGCCGTGCTCACACAGCCATTACACAactgagtttcttttctttttccagatttttaacGTGGAAATATGTAAACATTGAAACATTGGAAGAATAACACATTGAACACCCGTGTACTCTTCTGCTTAGATCCAGCTGTTGCCAACTGAGTTCtcgttttcttctttttttttaatttttttaaggatttttatttattgagagagtgaATGATAGAGAgtatgagaggaaggagggtcagagggagggagaagcaggctccccgctgagcagggagcccgatgcgggactcgatccctggactccaggatcatgacctgagctgaaggcagttgctcaaccaactgagccacccaggcgcccttgagttCTCGTTttctgtgtgcgtgcatgtgtgtgtgcgtgtatgcgCGTGCGCTGAGGGATCCGCAAGTGTTAACAGCTCACCTGGGAGCACCTCTGCAGGCCTGTCTTGGGAGGGACCTACGTGATAGCCGCAGTCCCGTAGCACCGCCTGAATCCCTGTCCATGTCACATTTCCCCAGTTGCCTCTTGAGCTGGTTTTGCTTTCTGATTGTAGAGGGTGGACGTATGGTGCATGCCCACTGCTGCCCTTGGGTCATGTGGACTCTGGGCGGGGGTACCCCTTATGGTACCTGTTTCCTTTACTCCTTTTCTTTCAGATATTTCTTGAGCTAACTGTTCCAGGTCCGTTTCTCCAAGTTGACAGCTGGCTTTTTGAATGTGTGGGGTCGGatttcccttctttctggaaTGTTTCTTGGATTGAGGCTTTAAGTGCTCTGTTGAAGCACTCAGCCCCATCACCCTGTTTTTCTTCTTCGGCCATGCTCTCTGGCTTTTCTGGCTATCAGGTGTTTTTGTTTATGTCCATCCTGAGTGTTTAATTTTTGCCTTGTGCTCTCCATCTGCGTGTAGGAATGGTTCATTTTCCTCCGCCGCTGCACAGCTAGTTGGCAGCATTTATTTAACAAGTCGTGAGTTGGGTCATTGCCGTCTGAGTTTGCACAGCCTTCAGTGTGCATGGCGAGTCGTGTTTAGACAGGTGTCTGGAGGGCCGGGGCTTTGGGTGGCTGGCTGGGTTTCTCATCATGAGGGACGGGGAAGTGTAGTTGCTCCAGTAAGCGGTGTCCTTTTCTGAGTTGACCATGGCCAGCATGCCTTCCGACTCTTGACACTCTTGTTTCTGAAGAGCCTCGCACTTCTGGCCTCATTTTCTTCACCACAACCCTGCAGGGCTCCCCTGTTTCTCCCCAGAGGCCGAGTCTTCCTGCAAGACCCCTGCTGGTCCCGTGTCCTCCCATGCCTCTTCCCCCGGGTCCCCACTGGCCAGGACTGCCTACGGGTCTCATTCTGTCTGTTCCCCAGCACCGGCCCTCCCCCCCCAGTCCCCACCTGTCCTTGCCCAGCCCAGATCTAGAGCTGTCTCTGCTGTTTCAGGCTGTTCACTTCCCCACGTAGGTGCACGTGGATGGTCGTAATAGGCTCCTCCCTGGGTCATGCCGTGGACATGGTGTCCGCGGAGCTTTATGCCCTCTCCTTGTGGGTCTCTGGCCTCTGGAGCTTGTGTGGACAGATTCAGACGTAAGCAGCCGTGATCCTGTGAGAGCTCAGGCCACATTTGAGCttcgtggggctctgtgctccagCCACTGGGCTCACCGTGAATCCGTTTGTCTGCTCTGTCTTCAGATGAGACCCTGCCCACTTTAGGTCATTGGCAGTTGGATAAGCTTCCTGTGAGTCCATGATCAGGATGCTGGAGTCACAAGCCCCCACCCTCATGTTTGGGGAAAGCGGCCTCTTCTCTGGGGCGTAAGCACTTCGAGCCCAGCTTTGGGGTGGGGAGTTGAAGGTGTGGTTTGGAAGGCCCCAGGGCTCTTTGCTCTGGTGGCCTCACAGTCTCTCTTTAGATTGTCCTGTCCCTTGGGACCCAATTTCTCTTTCAGACCGTCTAGCTCTGAGAACCCGCCTGTCCTTTTCTGGATTCTTTGAAATCTCTTTTCATAGAGCCGGGTTTGCCTTTTTTGTGGTTGTAACCCTGTGAAGACCTGGCCTTTCCTTCTAATGGGGAACAGTGACATCCTTACTCTGGTAGCACTTCACACACATGCTCTtgtgctttttcttctctgagcctcccgACAGCTGACAGCCGggtgtggggtgggcagaggggaccCAAGCAGGAGGGCCTGGTGCAGGAAGTGTGTGAGCACCTTTGAAAGGCAGCAGGCTGATTCCCCGCCACCCATTTGCAGGGCGATCACCTTGTCACCGAGCACTCTCCCCCAGATAGGTGTGGCTTGGGGGGGtgctgggagatggggagggagctggCAGCACCACGAGGCCTAAAGGACGAAGGGCCAAGGGCCGCGCCCCCCTGTGACCTGGGTGCCCGGTGACAGGTGGTGTATGAGGACTGCTGCATGGTTAGCCTGACGGCGCCCTACGTGTCGGGCTTCCTGGCCTTCCGAGAGGTGCCCTTCCTGGTGGATGCAGTGCGGCGGCTGCGGGAGAAGGAGCCCCGCCTTGTGCCCCAGGCAGGTACCTCGACTCCAAGGAGAAGGGCCCTCGGTTTCCACCCAGGAGGGAAGGCCTCGGCCGGCCACATTACCCACCGCATGGGGAGACCTCTGAACTCCCTGGAAAGGATGCACTTTTACCTTGAGAGGGATCACATTTTCTGAAAAGCCGCCCGTGCCCCCCAGAAGTGGCAGTCCCACCCCCCTTGGTCCGGGATGCCCTGGTCTGATGGGCAGGGGACAGTTCGGCTGACTGACTTTCACCTGTGGCTCTTCCAGGTCCTCCTTGTGGATGGAAATGGGGTTCTCCACCACCGAGGTAATCCTGCTCCCAAAAGACAGGGCCCAGGAGGGGGCGGTTCTGACCAGTGTCCTACCGGAGTGCCTGCACCTTGCCCCGGGCCCTCTCCTGCAGGCCTGGCACTGGCCACGCTTCCCTGGGCTTGATTTCATTGTCAGGACCCCGCCCAGGAAAGAATCCTGCTTCTTGTCACCCCCGCCTCTTTCCTGCCCGCCCCTGAAGCCTCCCCTAGCACTCCATGCTGGCCCATCTCAAGCGCCCTTGGCCAGTTTCGTCCTGACTGCTGCTCAGATGGCCTGTCCCACCTCGTCCCACCTCGAGTAGTGACAGGCCCTCGATGGAAACCAGACAGGGGTGCCATTCCCCACTGGCGCTGGGAAACTTGCACCCATCCGGGCACTGGGACACTGACCACAGAGAGAGTGACCGAGGGAGAGGAGAGGTTTCACCCTCAGACAcaagcctgggggtggggcagcagaGGGACCTGGTAAGGCTGGCCCTGGGACCCCTGGGTGCCAGCATGGGGCCTGGCCCCAGTCATTGTATATGCACTGCCCGGCAGGAGCCCCAAGGATGTGTTGGGAGGGTGACCAGGCCTGATGGCAGCTACAAAGGGGAGAAGAGGATGGAAAGTGCCAGAAAGAAGAGAACCAGTGTGAAGTATGCTGAACTAATCAGGCTCCTGACCTTGCCAGGGGGAAGGAGTCATCTTCCACCCCAGCCTGACAGCTGTGAAATTGGAGTAGAGGGCTGCATCCCGGGTCAGGCTGGCGCTCCCAGTCCTGTCTTCCCAGTCCTCAGTCCGCCAACAGGCCTCTGTTTACCTGGGAAGATTCGGCGGGTTCTGGTTTGTCCTCTGTCTCCACACCGTCTCTCGACTACTTGGCTCACTGCCCCACCAGCCCAGCCTCGCTCTCTGCCCCTGCAGGCTTCGGAGTGGCCTGTCACCTTGGCGTCCTCACAGACTTGCCCTGCGTTGGGGTAGCCAAGAAACTCCTACAGGTGGACGGGCTAGAGAACGATGCCCAGCACAAGGAGAAGGTGAGGGATGGGGGCGACCCCCGCACAAgggggaggtgagggatgggggCGACCCCCGCACAAgggggaggtgagggatggggggCGACCCCCGCACAgggggaggtgagggatggggggTGACCCCTGCACAAgggggaggtgagggatgggggCGACCCCCGCACAAgggggaggtgagggatgggggCGACCCCCGCACAAgggggaggtgagggatgggggCGACCCCCGCACAAgggggaggtgagggatgggggCGACCCCCGCACAAgggggaggtgagggatgggggCGACCCCCGCACAAgggggaggtgagggatggggggCGACCCCCGCACAAgggggaggtgagggatgggggtgATGTCCTGCACAAGGGGAGGGCACGGAGAGGGCCTGTGAGGGGCATGCAGGCTCAGACAACCCCACGGACCTGCCCCGTAGGCACCTCTGATCCAGCCCTGGCCTGCTGGCGCTCTCACCGTCCTGGCTCCCTAGCCCAGAGTAAGAAAGCCCCACCTTTCTCTGTGCATGCCCTGCGTCCCCTGTGGGTCTTGGATCATGGCAGCAGATGGCCAGTCTGGAGGAGTGCACTCCTGTCTGAGCTCGCCCAGCTTCCTGGGCGCATGCTCGCCGCTCCCGTACCCACTACCTGTGGGCTGCTATGGCGGCCCGTGTAGGGCAAGGGCCTGCAGTCACTGGGGACAGGACATCTGGGAGCCTGTggggccccagcccagggcctgcagCTTGGTGCTGCCCGGCCTGCTTCAGAGCTTCCTCGCCGCACCTGCTCCCAGCATCTCCCTCCTTTGGCCCCTTCAAGGCTGGCATTGAGAACGTGACACCCCACCCTGGAGGGACCCAGTGACGCGTAAGGCTCTACCGCTGGATGGCCGACTCCGAGAGCAGTGATCACATCTGTCTCGTTCCTCCGGACAGACCAGTGTCTGGCAGAACAGTTGTTGGTGGAGTTGGAGACCAAACTTAGGTGGCTCCAGAGTCACTCAGTGGACCAGTCCCCGCCCCTAGAAAGACTTTGCTGGGTTTAACCAAACATCCTTAAATTCCTCgcaggagagaaagaggcaggaagTGGTTCTGGCCCACGGGAAGCACCTGTGTGTCCAGCGGTCAGGTTGGGTGGGCAGACATGCACCAGGCCTTCATTCCAGCCTGGCACCTCCATCCATCAGCCCTGGGGCCTAGGTGGGCTGCTGCCCCTTCTTCAGGCCCCGGATTCCTCATCCGCAGAACAAGGAAGAGAGAACTGAGTTCCAAGGGTCTCATCAGGGTTGGACAGTGCTGGGGATGGCCTCCTGGACGCCAAGTCCGCTCGTGGGACGGGTGTGCGCACGGCCGAGGCCGCGTGGCTTCACAAGGGCTGCAGACCATGTGCAGACCTGGGCCCTTCCCTCTCCTTGCCTAGCGGCTGCTCAGACTTCAAAAACTAACaggcctgccctctgccctccactgAGAAAAgactttttccatgttttttcttcctgttttccagATACGACTTCTGCAGGCTGGAGGAGATTCATTTCCTCTGATAGGAGGCTCTGGGACTGTCCTGGGCATGGTGAGTGGCCAGGGGCCTGCACCCCTGGGGTGGCACCCGCAAACACGCATGCAGGTGTTCATGCACTCCAGACCCTGTCCGCTCCCCCGCCCCTCTGACTGACCCAGGGTGTGCCCTGCGCCCCAACCCTCGGCTGTGCCGAGGGGACCTCTGGGCTGCACTCGCCACAGCCTGCCCCTGGCTGGTTGTCAGTCGTGGAGTCCCCCGGGGTTGGCTCTACCGCGCTCTGACTTTGCCTTCCTTGTCCCAGGCCCTGAAGAGCCACAAGCACAGCAGCAAGCCCCTCTACGTCTCTGTGGGCCACAAGATAAGCCTGGAGGCCGCCGTGCGCCTCACTCGAGGCTGCTGCAGGTTCCGGATCCCAGAGCCCGTGCGCCAGGTGGGTGGGCCACATGCGCCTCCTGCTCTTCCCTCACCACTAGCTCCTGTGGAGGGGCCTGGTTGGGCCCCACTGGGctctggggggaggagagggggggaCCAGAGCtgatcctggggccctgcccTGCGTGGGCCCTGGGGCCTGCCGTGCTCCTGCACGCAGCTTCAGCCTCCTGCACCCCATACTGGGGTCATCGGGAGCATCAGCTGATGTCAGCTCGGGCGGCAGAGTGGCCTGCCCACCCCTGGTGAACCCCTCAGTGCCTGACCTGCCCAGCTGGCCTGGGAGCGAGCCCGCATCCTCTGCTGGGGAGGCCCCTGCGGGGCTGCGGGTGGTGCTGAGGAAGGCTTGTGCTGGACCAGGCATCAGTCAGGAGATGGCGGAATGTGGCCGGGCCAGGCCCCCAGCACCTAAATCGGCGacggtgggggttggggggagcaaAACTTTGGGGAACAGGTTGGCTCGGCTGAAAAAAAAACTCAGCCTCTAGGAGATAGAACTGAGCACAAGCTGCCCATGGGCCTGCATTGGTGGGCTCGGTGCTGACAGGGCATCACCAGTCACAGGTAGGTGTGTGTCCCGGGGAAGCCCGTGAGAAGCCGTCCTCAGGAAGAGACCAGCCagaggagggggaaaggcagTCCAGGCTCAAGGACCCACATCTGTAAAGGCCCTGGTGCGGGAATGGATCTGATGCCGGCAGGAAAGTCAGAGGAAGGTGCGGCCAGAGCCAGGGCCGGGGTGGCGCAAGGCCCTCAGCAAGGCTTCCTCGCAGGGACCTGGGTGTGAGTCACAAGCAGTGGCTGTGGGCGGGGTGGAGGAGCTGGGGGCGCCCGTCTAGGCAAGAGGTGCTGGTTTGTGCTGTCCAGCCCTGGGGCCCAGGTTCCTGGCGCGGTGCTGCTGTAGGACAGGAGGGCAGAGCGCCTGGACACCTCCCTGGTACCTGCTGCTTCCCCGTCTCCCCATGACCTGCGCTGGGTCAGCTCGAGGTGACTGGGCCCAGGGGCCCCAGCCAGATGCTGAGAGCTGGTCCACACAGCTCAGCACGCCGGTGACGCCCTGGCTGTGCCTCCCTGCTGCTGGCGGCCACCACCACCTCCGGGGCCCCGGCACCGCCCCCGGCTGCTGGTGTGCAGACTGGCCTGCAGGTGGCGGCAGCAGCCCGTGGCGTGGCTGTGGCTCAGGGCTGTGAAGAGCTGGGCCTCTAGGGGGTGCCTCCAGGGCCCTGCTCTGGCCGGAGCCCCTCTCCCTCAGGTCTGCCTGGATCCTGTCCATTCCAGTGACTTTGCGGAACCTTCTGGCGACacctccctggggaggggggtcTTAGCCGACACGAGCCAGGGAGTCAGGCCAGCAGCCGGGCCGGGGCGGACCCTCAGAGAACAGGGCTGGAACAGAAGCAAAAGCTATGGAAGCACAGGCCACGAAGCCAGCGAGAGCCGAGTGGCCCCACTGGGTCCCGGGGACAACCCAGGGCCTCCCGCTCGGCCTGTGCCCTCGGGCCCTTCAGGGACCTGCCATTGTGTCACCCATGGGGCTGCGGCTCCAGGCCCCGAAGGCTGGGCCTGTGACAGCCCGGCATTACCTCTGTGGCTTTCTCCGGGAAGCAAGAGGGTTTGTGCCAGGCtgttgcgggggtgggggctgatcTAGAGGCCACCACCTCTCACGTGAGCCCCCCTCTCCTCAGGCTGACATCCGCTCTCGGGACTACATCCGCAGGACCCTGGGAGTCCCCGGGCCCCCCGCACCAGGGCAGGAGAGGTGAGTGCTGGGGGCACTCAGTGGCGGTGGCAACAGCGTGGGGCCGATGGTGGTGGGGCCGCCTCCCTGCGGGGCTGGGCGGAGGATGCGGAGTCCCTGGAAGGGTGGTGGAGCCAAGGCAGCCGGATGTGGGGCCTGGGCTGACTCCGGGCCAGTGGGAATTCCTGAAGCCCACCAGGGCTGCCCCCACCTGCCTTGTCCACTGCCTGCGTGGGGCTAGGGCGTGGGCTCCACAGGAAGGCGTGGGGGTCAGATGGACCCGGTCCTTGTCCTGGGCCTGCACAAGGCCATGGCTGTGACACTCTCcaggcctcggtttccttatctgcgTGCCAGACACAGTCATTCTTGTCCTGGTAGGTTCTGGTGGCAGAGCCCAGCACGGATGGTCACAGCCAACTGTGGCTGGTTATTTAACCCTGACAGCACCTTGCCACGAGACAGACACCGTGGCCCACTGTCCACGTGTGGAACAGGCGTGGCATTGACGAGCCCCAGAGAGGTTACTGTCCACTTTTCCTCGAGCTCCTTTTTCCTCTAAGTCGAGGGCCATCCTAGGCCCAGCTAAGCTGTTTTGAGAATGGGTCCCCCCCACAACTCCCCCGGGGTTAGGGGCTGGCCAGCTGGAGTGTATGCAGCCCTTGACCAGCAGGATCTGCCCCTTCTCGAATCAGCAGCAGCTTCCAGGCCCCACCTGGGGAGCAAGGGGGACTCCGGGCTGGCTCTGCGTTTGATGCTGCCCCTTCTTGATGTCATTACCAGGAGCCAGAAGGTGCAGAGGCCAAAGGTGTGCCCTCAGGAAGGTGCGGAAGAGCCGGAAGGTGAGGGCAGGCCCCCCGAGGCCCACAGCTGAGGCCCCAAGACACCGGAAAGGCCAGCAGCGGCAGTGGGGAGCTGAGCTGGACATGGCAAAGAGCTCAGGCTGCCTGACTTCCCGCCCCTGCCTGGAGTAGTGACTGGGGGCACGGTCCCCCCAGTAACAGGTAGAGCGCCCAGGCCCCAGCACACGGCGGCCGCACCACCCACGGGGACGGCAGCAGGCTTGGCCCCGCTGGGATGGGCCCAGGCAGTGGCCCCTCCTGCTCCGAGGTCTCGGTCACGAGGCTGTCAAGAGCTCCGCACGAGACAGATCTCACACCACAGAGCACCAGCCCCAGAAGGAGCCTGACGTTGCTTTCCCAGGAGCACGGGAAGGGCATTTAAGGTTCATGGGGATTTtctgatgtgttttgtttttttctaaaagtgcCCAGGTGGGCTTAAGACTACCAGACTACGTGTCCGTCCCCAGCTGCTTGTCGTCCATCTGC harbors:
- the ENDOV gene encoding endonuclease V isoform X2, translating into MAREAVAWPPEETLSLWKREQARLKALVVDRDTEAWQRDAAFSGLQRVGGVDVSFVKGDSVSACASLVVLSYPELEVLLVDGNGVLHHRGFGVACHLGVLTDLPCVGVAKKLLQVDGLENDAQHKEKIRLLQAGGDSFPLIGGSGTVLGMALKSHKHSSKPLYVSVGHKISLEAAVRLTRGCCRFRIPEPVRQADIRSRDYIRRTLGVPGPPAPGQERSQKVQRPKVCPQEGAEEPEGEGRPPEAHS
- the ENDOV gene encoding endonuclease V isoform X1, which gives rise to MAREAVAWPPEETLSLWKREQARLKALVVDRDTEAWQRDAAFSGLQRVGGVDVSFVKGDSVSACASLVVLSYPELEVVYEDCCMVSLTAPYVSGFLAFREVPFLVDAVRRLREKEPRLVPQVLLVDGNGVLHHRGFGVACHLGVLTDLPCVGVAKKLLQVDGLENDAQHKEKIRLLQAGGDSFPLIGGSGTVLGMALKSHKHSSKPLYVSVGHKISLEAAVRLTRGCCRFRIPEPVRQADIRSRDYIRRTLGVPGPPAPGQERSQKVQRPKVCPQEGAEEPEGEGRPPEAHS
- the ENDOV gene encoding endonuclease V isoform X3 — encoded protein: MVSLTAPYVSGFLAFREVPFLVDAVRRLREKEPRLVPQVLLVDGNGVLHHRGFGVACHLGVLTDLPCVGVAKKLLQVDGLENDAQHKEKIRLLQAGGDSFPLIGGSGTVLGMALKSHKHSSKPLYVSVGHKISLEAAVRLTRGCCRFRIPEPVRQADIRSRDYIRRTLGVPGPPAPGQERSQKVQRPKVCPQEGAEEPEGEGRPPEAHS